A single Methanofastidiosum sp. DNA region contains:
- a CDS encoding FHA domain-containing protein has product MNFGIGKESDPKAKCPSCNANVSEVPRGDRFFCPFCGESLKKKYVTLSANRNRIRITVDPISPSGREDFRSFFPESVLSYISRRHFKFTEENGEVCIEDIGSANGTLLNGKEIRGGGLFTIKKGDNIDLGGRLRVTVEGIEFESV; this is encoded by the coding sequence TTGAACTTTGGAATAGGTAAAGAAAGCGATCCTAAAGCTAAGTGCCCAAGCTGTAATGCCAATGTTTCTGAAGTGCCAAGGGGCGACAGATTCTTCTGCCCGTTCTGCGGGGAGAGCCTAAAAAAGAAGTATGTCACATTGAGTGCAAACAGGAACAGGATTAGGATAACAGTTGATCCAATATCGCCTTCTGGAAGGGAAGATTTCAGGTCATTTTTCCCTGAGTCAGTTCTATCCTATATATCTAGAAGGCACTTTAAGTTCACAGAAGAAAATGGAGAAGTCTGCATCGAGGACATCGGCAGTGCAAACGGCACCCTCTTAAACGGAAAGGAGATTAGAGGCGGCGGCTTGTTCACCATAAAGAAAGGCGATAATATCGACCTTGGCGGAAGGCTAAGGGTTACTGTTGAGGGGATTGAGTTTGAATCGGTCTGA
- a CDS encoding type II toxin-antitoxin system HicA family toxin → MNSAVLSGLEVIKILKKAGFIAVRQKGSHVRLEKLGENGLIKVTVPLHKELKKGTLMRIIKDSGLTPEEFEQYK, encoded by the coding sequence ATGAACTCTGCTGTCCTTTCAGGCTTAGAAGTTATCAAAATCCTAAAAAAGGCAGGATTTATTGCAGTAAGGCAAAAAGGCTCCCATGTTAGACTTGAGAAACTAGGCGAAAATGGGCTTATCAAAGTCACCGTCCCGCTTCACAAAGAACTAAAGAAAGGTACATTAATGAGAATAATAAAAGATTCTGGATTAACACCGGAAGAATTTGAGCAATACAAATAG
- a CDS encoding protein phosphatase 2C domain-containing protein has product MNRSDKRIILTIFVIFLLSTSMLWCVSCDYAPYESYEDEIITSNIKITNAENNIRGGRLDDALENLSDVPQLLLEVNEMWYKDYYTNQIKDLSSEYKDSNSSIISQLDSAKYKNLGEMIAILDAILLRKEDMGKLGGFQEKISALNSNIGTSYLEYGIISKIQEDYKKISDLTNKLKIIEAKITPSSIENPESILTIVKDYTIVQDDPNYASIFQGNENSWVRKRVSFFNDLYDISLDMETVGVTKNYNYDAVLSRLQSLEQKVSDLKLEPGAETFVKESLNTKKAYVTELKGNQGKLKYTYILILVISSLVAIFALVYIFFFTGRKKEKIQEGDISKLLEGRTLLIFDSRKYGNSAHPKNIEVYAESDVGLKRELNEDSIGIAFNRDGSKGLFVLADGMGGHNAGEVASKIAIQTVLEDGKKELFDYQELNDIEIKDILRNIVYNAHEEILCISKSNPGMCNMGTTLEVVFLNKDHIYYAHVGDSRIYTTYTDGDSEERISRVTTDHSELGTYMERCGVTEAEARKNVPSNVITQAVGITSAPLNPDVGDFHIGKNNWILICSDGLSDMVQDDSYIGKVLIHSKLDVVSKVKELVQAAKDMGGKDNISLILFRRR; this is encoded by the coding sequence TTGAATCGGTCTGATAAGCGGATCATCTTAACTATTTTTGTTATTTTTTTATTGTCCACTTCTATGCTTTGGTGCGTCTCTTGTGATTACGCCCCTTATGAAAGCTATGAAGATGAGATTATCACTTCAAACATTAAAATTACCAATGCGGAGAATAACATTAGGGGCGGCAGATTGGATGATGCGCTGGAAAATCTTAGCGATGTCCCGCAATTGTTACTTGAAGTTAACGAGATGTGGTACAAGGATTACTACACAAATCAAATAAAGGATCTCTCTAGCGAGTATAAAGATTCTAACAGTTCAATTATTAGTCAACTTGACAGTGCCAAATACAAAAATCTGGGGGAAATGATAGCTATACTTGATGCCATCCTTTTGAGAAAAGAGGATATGGGCAAGTTAGGTGGATTTCAGGAAAAAATTTCCGCGCTCAATAGCAATATCGGCACCTCCTATCTGGAATATGGCATAATATCCAAAATCCAGGAAGATTACAAAAAAATATCAGACCTCACCAATAAATTAAAGATAATAGAGGCAAAGATAACTCCCTCCAGTATAGAAAATCCAGAAAGTATCCTCACGATCGTAAAAGATTACACTATAGTTCAAGACGACCCAAACTACGCCTCCATTTTCCAGGGGAATGAAAATAGCTGGGTTAGAAAAAGAGTTTCTTTTTTTAATGATCTTTACGATATCTCCCTCGATATGGAGACGGTAGGCGTAACTAAAAATTATAATTATGATGCCGTCCTATCCAGGTTGCAGAGTTTAGAGCAAAAAGTTTCAGATTTAAAGCTTGAGCCGGGTGCGGAAACTTTTGTTAAGGAGTCGCTCAATACCAAGAAGGCATATGTGACGGAATTAAAAGGGAATCAAGGGAAGCTCAAATACACCTACATATTAATTTTAGTTATATCCTCACTAGTTGCAATATTTGCTCTTGTCTACATATTCTTCTTTACAGGCAGGAAAAAGGAAAAGATTCAGGAAGGCGACATATCAAAATTGCTAGAAGGAAGGACCTTATTAATCTTTGATTCAAGAAAGTATGGCAACTCGGCGCATCCAAAGAATATAGAGGTCTATGCAGAATCGGATGTGGGATTAAAGAGGGAGCTAAATGAGGATTCTATAGGTATTGCATTCAATAGGGATGGATCAAAGGGCCTATTTGTCCTTGCAGATGGCATGGGCGGGCACAACGCCGGGGAAGTGGCGAGTAAGATTGCGATCCAAACTGTTTTGGAGGATGGTAAGAAGGAACTATTTGATTACCAGGAGCTAAATGATATCGAGATAAAAGATATCCTAAGGAACATTGTTTACAACGCCCACGAAGAGATACTCTGCATATCAAAATCAAATCCCGGCATGTGCAACATGGGGACAACTCTAGAAGTTGTGTTCCTAAATAAGGACCACATATACTATGCCCATGTAGGGGATTCCAGGATTTACACGACCTATACGGATGGCGATTCTGAAGAAAGGATATCCAGGGTGACAACAGACCACTCTGAGCTTGGCACATACATGGAAAGATGCGGAGTCACAGAAGCTGAAGCAAGAAAGAATGTGCCTTCAAATGTGATCACTCAGGCTGTGGGCATCACATCCGCACCTTTAAATCCGGACGTAGGCGATTTCCATATCGGTAAGAATAATTGGATTTTAATCTGTTCTGATGGGCTTTCAGATATGGTCCAGGACGATTCATACATAGGCAAAGTACTGATACATAGCAAGCTGGATGTTGTATCAAAAGTAAAAGAACTCGTCCAGGCGGCCAAGGATATGGGCGGCAAGGACAATATCTCCCTAATATTATTTAGAAGAAGGTGA
- a CDS encoding Fic family protein, protein MEAENYKNAFGKIVPIENRAGEQYNVFIPDPLPPKVDFDEELVLILSKAEEKLGKLSGVGLTLPSPNLLIIPYLRKEAIMSTRIEGTRISLQEVLLSESKEGEEKTPDAREVINYINTVNFALKQIEKNQIDLSLIKNMHEILMEGVRGDERLPGKFREVQNWIGSELSKVSDAVFVPPNPESVPELMDELIDYLNTEHNVPVLVRCALMHYQFETIHPFCDGNGRIGRSLISVYLCKKKKIIKPLLYISEFFEKYRLQYNELLLKTGQTGRFEEWIKFFLKAVEVQSEDALLRAQKLLDLRESYRKRVQMETHTSDILNIIDYLFSNPFITVSRAGKESGVTYPTAKKYIDKLIKYEILKETKRQEREKIYVAHEIYEIIKEI, encoded by the coding sequence GTGGAAGCAGAAAATTATAAAAATGCATTTGGAAAAATAGTGCCTATTGAAAATAGAGCGGGTGAGCAATACAATGTTTTCATACCAGACCCCTTGCCCCCAAAGGTTGATTTTGATGAAGAACTGGTCTTGATACTGTCAAAGGCTGAAGAGAAACTAGGAAAACTATCAGGGGTGGGATTAACACTTCCAAGTCCAAATCTACTTATCATCCCTTACCTAAGAAAAGAAGCTATAATGAGCACAAGAATAGAAGGCACAAGAATATCTCTGCAAGAAGTATTGCTTTCAGAATCAAAAGAGGGGGAAGAAAAAACTCCTGATGCGAGAGAGGTAATTAATTACATAAACACTGTCAATTTTGCCTTAAAGCAAATTGAAAAAAATCAGATAGATTTGAGCCTTATAAAAAACATGCATGAGATACTGATGGAAGGTGTCAGAGGGGACGAACGGTTGCCAGGAAAATTTAGGGAAGTCCAGAACTGGATTGGCTCTGAGCTATCCAAAGTATCCGATGCTGTTTTTGTCCCGCCAAATCCTGAATCTGTTCCAGAATTGATGGATGAACTGATAGATTACCTAAATACAGAGCACAATGTTCCAGTCCTAGTCAGATGTGCATTGATGCATTACCAGTTTGAGACTATCCACCCGTTCTGCGATGGCAATGGCAGGATAGGCCGAAGCCTCATATCGGTCTATTTATGCAAGAAAAAGAAGATAATAAAACCACTGCTTTATATCAGTGAATTTTTTGAAAAGTACAGGCTCCAATACAATGAGCTATTGCTTAAAACTGGTCAAACAGGCAGATTTGAGGAGTGGATTAAATTCTTTTTAAAGGCCGTTGAAGTTCAATCAGAAGATGCGTTACTAAGGGCGCAAAAACTTCTGGACCTAAGAGAATCATATAGGAAAAGGGTCCAAATGGAGACACATACTTCTGACATATTAAACATAATAGATTACTTGTTTTCAAATCCTTTTATTACAGTCTCTAGGGCAGGAAAAGAATCTGGCGTTACCTATCCAACTGCAAAGAAGTATATCGATAAATTAATCAAATATGAAATCTTAAAGGAAACAAAACGCCAAGAAAGAGAAAAAATCTATGTTGCACATGAGATTTACGAGATAATAAAAGAGATTTAA
- a CDS encoding type II toxin-antitoxin system HicB family antitoxin, whose amino-acid sequence MKLTVILEPQEEGGFTVYVPSLPGCISQGETKAEALKNIKEAIELYLEPDVNELVEYSGERLEVAI is encoded by the coding sequence ATGAAGCTAACAGTTATATTGGAGCCTCAGGAAGAAGGAGGATTCACTGTTTATGTTCCTTCTCTTCCCGGCTGTATTTCCCAAGGGGAGACAAAAGCTGAAGCGCTAAAGAATATCAAAGAGGCCATCGAACTATACCTGGAGCCGGATGTAAATGAGCTTGTGGAGTATTCCGGAGAAAGGCTCGAAGTGGCTATATGA